Proteins found in one Pectobacterium atrosepticum genomic segment:
- the dhbA gene encoding 2,3-dihydro-2,3-dihydroxybenzoate dehydrogenase — protein sequence MMNKAQPLQFDFSGQTVWVTGAASGIGESIARQFVALGANVIGFDRAFQHNASPYNDRPFRCVTLDISEPNSVAAVCRQQLAETGLDVLVNAAGILRLGDIDALSVDDWQQCINVNASGAFYLLNALVPHFKQQRRGAIVCVGSNAAHIPRMQMAAYCASKAALTSLSHCAGLELAPYGVRCNLVSPGSTDTPMQRGMWHSADAEQRTIAGFPDQYKLGIPLGKIAQPEEIANTVVFLASDLASHITMQDVVVDGGATLTA from the coding sequence ATGATGAACAAGGCACAACCTCTTCAGTTTGATTTCAGCGGCCAGACCGTCTGGGTAACCGGCGCGGCGAGCGGCATTGGCGAAAGCATTGCCCGCCAGTTTGTCGCGCTCGGCGCGAACGTGATCGGATTCGATCGCGCATTCCAACATAACGCTTCCCCGTATAACGATCGCCCGTTTCGCTGCGTGACGCTGGATATCAGCGAGCCGAACAGCGTGGCGGCGGTGTGTCGTCAGCAGTTGGCGGAAACGGGGCTAGACGTTCTGGTCAATGCCGCCGGGATTCTGCGTTTAGGTGATATCGATGCGCTGAGCGTGGACGACTGGCAGCAGTGTATTAACGTCAATGCCTCTGGCGCGTTTTATCTGTTGAACGCGCTGGTGCCGCACTTTAAGCAGCAGCGCCGTGGCGCGATTGTCTGCGTCGGCTCTAATGCCGCACATATTCCTCGCATGCAGATGGCGGCGTACTGTGCTTCGAAAGCGGCGCTCACCAGCCTGTCTCACTGCGCAGGGCTGGAACTGGCGCCTTACGGCGTGCGTTGTAATTTGGTGTCGCCAGGATCGACGGATACGCCGATGCAGCGCGGCATGTGGCACAGCGCCGATGCGGAACAGCGCACTATCGCGGGCTTTCCTGACCAGTACAAGCTGGGGATTCCGCTGGGCAAGATTGCTCAGCCGGAAGAGATCGCCAATACCGTGGTTTTTTTGGCTTCCGATCTGGCCAGCCACATCACCATGCAGGACGTGGTGGTGGATGGCGGGGCAACGCTAACGGCCTGA